Part of the Olsenella profusa DSM 13989 genome, CAAAAAGGGATGCCTGCATAGTTACTCTGGATATGATCGAACACGTTACTCTTCACCTGTGGTCGGTCAAGAATCTGAGCATCTCTCAAAGTCTTGAGAAACGCGTCTATATCTATGTCTGCACCGAGCCTTTCGAGCGTATGGTCATGAATCTCCGGGATGCTCCGCGTGCCGTCCATCATGGAGACAACTTCGACGCCAATCTCTGGTACTTGTACAAACTTCTGGCCATTCCCAAGGAGGAATACTCCATTCTCTTCCTCAGTGATGATGAGAGATCTCAGGTCTGGATATGTCATTAACACGTTATCTTGTGTCATATTCGTTCACCTACGAACGCCCGAATGATGCCATCAGCAATGCGCTCCACGTCCGATATGCTGACTGTGCTCGCAGCGGGCGCGAGATGGGCCAGTTCGGCGAAGCACTGTGCGCTGCCACCAATCTCTCTTCCGAGAGCGCGCGCCATCTGGGCATATTGAGTTGCTATCGAGAATACGAGTCCGAAATAGCGATCAACCGCCTCGTCTCTGGGCCACTCTTGCATTTGATTGCAAACCGAATGTACGTAGGCGCTATCGCTTGTGCGTCGTTCCCAGAATTCTCTAGGTGACGAAAGGAGCAGGTCAGTGGTTGTACCAGCATTCTTGCGCGGGAAAACTGTGCAGAGATCGTCTTCGAAGTGAGACCATAGAACTTTTAGACGCGCTGCGAACTCATCCGGCATACCGGGGACAAGGGTGGCGTCAAGTGAAAAGAGTGGCAGCTCGATTACTAGTGATTGGCAGGATTTATCTACATATTCAAAACTCGCAGATCCATTTGTGTAGTCTGAGCCGAAGTCACCAACACTCTTGAGGAAATCAATCTCATGCTCAGCGAGAGGTAAGGTGAACACGCCTTTGGCGAGGCGATTGCAGTAGGGAACGGGTGTATGTCGTAGGACCTCAAGGCCGGAGTCAGCAAGGACCCCGGCAATAGCCAGTGCGAGGGATGGGTCAGGACCACCTGCATAGGCATAGGCTGCCCCGACGGTTCCGTTGTGCAATGAGATGAGTCCGTCCGGATGGACATGGTCGATGAGCCGAGCCACGGCAGCCGTTTCCGGTAGCATCGTCTCGTGCTCATAGTCGTTGTAAGAGAGGGGAAAGTCCCATTCCACCTGGTACTTTGTTGCCGCCCTGAACCAGCCTTCGACCATACCAGTAAGCGTTAGGCCATTTGGTTGCGACCACCAAAGCTCGTTCATGTGCGCGCCGTCAACATCCCAGACTGGCACCAGCCACCAAGTGTCCCTGCCTGTTCCAGCCACTATTGCTGCTGTTTCGAGTAAATGGGGGATCACAACCTGCGAGAGTGGCTCATTGGGATGTGGGAAGCCGAGAATCAACAGCTTCCTGGGCGGGCCATCGATGGCGTAGGCGACGATTTCCCGCCCTTGAGAGCTCGTGCCGATTCGCACTCTTCGTATGGCTAGCCCGAAGCCAGCGGCAGTCCTCTCTATATCCGCCAGGTAATCATCGACGGTTTCGAGTCGCATCCTTCTCCTCCCTTGACGAGCAGACGGGGCATGTGTCCATCCGTTGCCATCTCTGTCGAGTTGTCGTATACGTGGCCATATCAAGCATGAGTGACGTACCCATGAGAGAGCATGGAGCATATCCTGACACGTACCTGATGACTTCGTCGCTCGTGATGGCTCCGATCGAAAGGCATAGAGGTCCATAGGACGGAATCTTGCGACCTGCATTCATTGCTATATCATCGACCTCACCGTTTTGCTCAAGGATACATTGGTAGCAAGCGGTTTCCCCCGATACGACAAGAGGGCCTGCGATGCCGACATGTTCGCTGAAACCAGCGAAGATGAATGACGTGCCCGTGCTGACGCACAAGCGATTGACCATCTCCCTAGCGCTTCGTACCGGTCGATCTATTGTGGAGACAACAATATCAGAATCATGAACCGTTTCGGCCAAGAAGCCATCCGTCTTGACTGTTGTCATCAATGCTGAGATGGTAATAGATGGGTTAATGCGCTTCAGCGCATCAGTAGCAGCCTCGACCTTAGGCCTGCCGATATCTGCGTAGGAAAAGAGAGTTTGCCGAATGAGGTTACTTTCCTCAACTTGGTCGTCATCGATAATTGTCGGTCTTCCGACCCCAGCGCGAGCAAGCGTCTCTGCGATAATTGATCCGATGCCTCCAATCCCAAGGATAGTGACATGTGAATGCATGATGGCGCTTAGCATATTTGGCACTCGCAGATAATTGCCCTGCATCGCGAAGTAAAGCGCCTCACGCATAAGCCGACTATTATCGAGAACTCGCGAAGCGGCATCCGCATCGATAAGGTACCCAACATCAAGTAGTTGTTGGATAAGCGACTCTACATTGTCTACGGGCATTCCAAAAGTACTACTCAGGGTAGATGCAACAGCTTTCCTGTCGGCAGGTATCAAGAAATGCGAAAGAATGCCAAGTACTTGAAAGGGCGCATTCTCTATCTTCGTGCCCGTTCCAGGATGATTGCCCAATCGGATATCGTTCGTTTTAGAATTCAGATAGAGTGGTCTAAACTGGTTTATCACACATCTCATTTTCGTTATCCCATAGTAAGAAGCCCGGGATTCCCGCGCGAAAAACAATGGAAATCCCGGACTCACTGTTGATCTAGCAGTGCTGATCAACATGGCAGGTCGTTGAGACCTCCTCTACTGGCTTCACCTCAATGGTAGTCATGACGTCACCTCCTCTGCTTGTATATTGATGGGTTAGGGGGGTTAGCTTTTCGGGGAGGGAGATTCAACCAGGGGGTTGTATCCGAGAGCGAAATAGCAGACTGGGCGATGACAAGCAGTGATTGAATGCCCTCAGACAGGATGTCTTTGGCGCATCGAGCAAGGCATTTCGGATGCGTTACCCTCTGACGCCGTCGGCCTTCGGGCTACTTTGCTGCGCTAGAGTAGCGTCATTGAAATCGCGTCACGAAGGCAGAATAAATGCCGAACCCATGGCTTCCGACTTTTCCCTGCGAGGGGACGGGGATGCAGATTTGGTGGCCTTGGATGTGACCCCCGGACGAAAGGGAAGCAAGTGCTCGTAGGAACCCCCCGTGGCTTTCGTGACATCCTGCCGACGGAGGCACTCGCACGTGAGCGCATCACAGACACCGTTCGTGCCTGCTTCGGCGAGCGGGGTTACCTGCCCATAGAGACGCCCCTGCTCGAGGATCGCGGCTCGCTCGAGGGCGGTGGCAGGCTCGCCGATTCCCTCTTCCAGCTCTTCGACACCGACCGTAGCCTGCTGGTGCTGCGGCCCGACCTCACGTTGCCCGTCGCACGCCTGGTGGCCACCCGCTTCGACGACAGCCAGCTTCCGCTGCGCCTGCGCTACTGCGCGCCGGTCGTGCGCGAGGAGTCCTCGCTCAAGGGCCAGCCGCGTCAGTTCACGCAGCTGGGCGTGGAGCGCTTTGGCACACGGGACGAGGAGCCCGAGGTCGAGACGGTCTCGCTGCTCGCCGAGACCCTCGGTCGACTCGATGTCCCGGCCTGGCGCATCGTCTGTGGCTCCGTCTCCCCGCTGACGGCGCTGCTTGCCGCGTGCTCGCCCTCGCAGGAGTTCACGGGGCAGGTCCTGCGCCTGGTGCACGAGTCGGACCTCGTGGGGCTGGACGACCTCGTCGCCCACACCGACGCGCTGCGCCCGCAGGCGGCCTGCGCCCTTGCCCGGATCGTGCGCCTCGAAGGTGGCGTCGAGGTCATCGACCAGATTGACGCCCTGCTCGACGAGGCGTCCGTGCCCGTGCGGGGCCGTGGCACCTCCGAGCTGCGCGCCCTGGTCAACGGCCTGGCGGAGCTTGTGGAGGCGGGCCGTCTGAGCCTTGACTTCTCCATCATCAACTCGTTCGACTACTACACGGGCATCATCTTCAAGGCCTATTCCGAGGGCATCGCCGCCTCGATCGCCTCGGGGGGTCGCTACGATGCCGTCCTGGCCAACCTCGACCGCTCCGGTGTCTCCGCCTGCGGCTTCATGTGCTCGCTCGAGCGCCTGCAGGAGATCCTGGGCGAGCAGGGAGCGTCGGGTGTGGTGACGCCGGGCGTGCGCCTGGACGCGCGCCCCCTGCGTATCGCCGTTCCCAAGGGGTCCCTCAAGGATGACACGATCCGCGTGCTCGAGGCGGCAGGTCTGCCCGTGGCGGATCTGCGCGACGTTGGCCGCAAGCTCGTCATCCGCGAGGGCGACTACGAGTACGTCATCGTGCGCGCCCAGGATGCGCCCATCTTCGTGGCG contains:
- a CDS encoding M14 family zinc carboxypeptidase; the protein is MRLETVDDYLADIERTAAGFGLAIRRVRIGTSSQGREIVAYAIDGPPRKLLILGFPHPNEPLSQVVIPHLLETAAIVAGTGRDTWWLVPVWDVDGAHMNELWWSQPNGLTLTGMVEGWFRAATKYQVEWDFPLSYNDYEHETMLPETAAVARLIDHVHPDGLISLHNGTVGAAYAYAGGPDPSLALAIAGVLADSGLEVLRHTPVPYCNRLAKGVFTLPLAEHEIDFLKSVGDFGSDYTNGSASFEYVDKSCQSLVIELPLFSLDATLVPGMPDEFAARLKVLWSHFEDDLCTVFPRKNAGTTTDLLLSSPREFWERRTSDSAYVHSVCNQMQEWPRDEAVDRYFGLVFSIATQYAQMARALGREIGGSAQCFAELAHLAPAASTVSISDVERIADGIIRAFVGERI
- a CDS encoding HesA/MoeB/ThiF family protein — translated: MINQFRPLYLNSKTNDIRLGNHPGTGTKIENAPFQVLGILSHFLIPADRKAVASTLSSTFGMPVDNVESLIQQLLDVGYLIDADAASRVLDNSRLMREALYFAMQGNYLRVPNMLSAIMHSHVTILGIGGIGSIIAETLARAGVGRPTIIDDDQVEESNLIRQTLFSYADIGRPKVEAATDALKRINPSITISALMTTVKTDGFLAETVHDSDIVVSTIDRPVRSAREMVNRLCVSTGTSFIFAGFSEHVGIAGPLVVSGETACYQCILEQNGEVDDIAMNAGRKIPSYGPLCLSIGAITSDEVIRYVSGYAPCSLMGTSLMLDMATYTTTRQRWQRMDTCPVCSSREEKDATRNRR
- the hisG gene encoding ATP phosphoribosyltransferase — protein: MLVGTPRGFRDILPTEALARERITDTVRACFGERGYLPIETPLLEDRGSLEGGGRLADSLFQLFDTDRSLLVLRPDLTLPVARLVATRFDDSQLPLRLRYCAPVVREESSLKGQPRQFTQLGVERFGTRDEEPEVETVSLLAETLGRLDVPAWRIVCGSVSPLTALLAACSPSQEFTGQVLRLVHESDLVGLDDLVAHTDALRPQAACALARIVRLEGGVEVIDQIDALLDEASVPVRGRGTSELRALVNGLAELVEAGRLSLDFSIINSFDYYTGIIFKAYSEGIAASIASGGRYDAVLANLDRSGVSACGFMCSLERLQEILGEQGASGVVTPGVRLDARPLRIAVPKGSLKDDTIRVLEAAGLPVADLRDVGRKLVIREGDYEYVIVRAQDAPIFVAHGGADCGICGNDSIIEAGVDLLQLVDLGFGACRFVVAEPRAKAGEADRAYGWRGTVRVATKYPRITRRYYDALGQQVDIVQLHGNIELGPIVGMTDRIVDITATGTTLAENDLVVVDDVMECAARFFAGPAAYRCDARIRDLARRLKAVTQP